taagcatTGAATGAATAATACAAAAGGACCCATTTTATAATATAAACCTTGATGTACATGTTGAGACATTTGGACAACAATGAAAATGCCTTAAAAGGAATGCATATGGATAAAGCTGCACTTACAACACCCTTTAACAAAATCTggttttaaattgtctttttcttttctactaaGGGTTCTCTCTTTCAATATTTGCCATTGTACTTAAAACTGTTattaaataccaaatcaaataaTATAAAAGCTGTAACATTTCCTTTAAAAGTAATGCTACTGAGAGATTTGGAGTTGAATGGCAAAACGTTTATTACTTGGCTATACGTAATATAAGCAACATTTCATAACAGAAAAATCCAGTTCATAACAAAATAGACACCATTGGttgatttgtcttttttaaaacattcattattttcattttagtttttaactttatttctcCTAAAAAAACTAAGCTGGTTTAATATTCACTTGTCAaactgatataaaaaaaaaacaaagaggggGTATTTATAGCAAGTGGCTAGCAATCACACATATATTTTAGTCAAGTATTCTCTTTCCCGTTGTCCTGGAAAACTTATTTTCAGAAATAACTCATAATCTTATTTAGATGATTCTGTCCTAATCATTTTAGGATGAGTATTGGaggttttggaaagaaaaagtcGGGGAACCTATCAGCTTTCTCAATcccaaaatatgtttaaatacagTAATAGATTGTACAGATCAGTCTCTCATTTTGATTTGTAGACTTTGGGAGGCAGACTGTTAGAGATGGCAACCAGCCTCGTGTCCTTGGGCAGGTTGGACCTTCTGGGCCTATTTTCACCACGTGAGGAAGGTAGTTAGACCAGTTATCTGAGGTCCTCAGTGTGTTTGATTCTATTCATTAAGCCTTCATTTTATGTGCAAAGCAACCTAAAATTTCGTCTTAGAGATACAGTACAGAGTAGGTAAAAACTAACATGGCACCTCAGAACAAGGTTATCATTTATGGGAAATATTTCTAACTCATCTCTTAAAACCActctattattttatgaaaattctGCTGAGCAGACTTGCAGTTTTTAATCATATATATCCAAAAATGgcaagtttttacttttattttgcctttcaGTAACACAAATTGGTACAAATTAAGTACAGTATCTCTACCagatgcaaattattttttgagTGTTTAACTTTAGGAAAATAATGGTTATTTCACAGATAATTCCATTTGATTGTACTGGAGGAAATGAGAATTTTCTTGAAACCTCAGCTATTTTTTGTAGCTTAGTCTAGTCAGACCCTCAACTAGGGTTTTGTTTAAGTGAGGTGAAAAAATATGTCAATTTTCCTCATTCTGTTTTTGAACTACCTTCTATATGGCAATGACAATACATAATCCCGGGTTTTTATACTGTTTTAGACTCCATAGTTGAAAGGGGATGAGAAAAATTTAATATAGCCTAGaggacagaagaaactttttcaaGTGTGTTTACACGTCTACCCTCTAAACAAAAAAGACTAAGGAAATCCTTCTTAATAGCCTATGCATATTCTGCTGAGTTTTAAATTGTAACTTCATCAGTATAATGATTATGATGTAACATTTTCCATCTCTACTTGAATGTTTTTCtagattaaaattttctaaaaatataatttaataaaagctaattagcttatttttcactgaaaaaaaaaatcactagtttaaaaacaaacagtaaTAGGATTGATTTACCCTTGCCCTcatgtttgttttcattatcttgCTGGGGAGTTTTTATTCCTTAATCCTCATTCCCCAAAGATAATCACTATCAACAACTTAATATATTCCCATATTCCTCTAGATTTTTTGCCCTGTATGTACACTAtcatatgtataattttatatatgctGTTTTTGCAACTTGtgtttttaagtattataaacacCTTACATAAGATGTAAAATAGATGTAACCAATCTTAGTTTTGATGTTAATTTATTCTTAATTGTTGAAGGCATTCCTGTAATGTGTAATTATCATGGGGGTTGGAAGGGTGGAATCTGAGTTGACTAAAGCTATTACCTTAATACATCGTTCTAAAAACAACTCCTTTAAGAGGAAATATTCTTCCTAAAATCATTTTAGGTAATTACCAAACCAAGGTGTTACATGTATCTTAccactttttttgctttttataaattACAAGTAAGAAAAACAACTTTCAGAAATAAATGTATTCTAAACATCAATTAGTTTTAATCAAAATTTAGTATTATGGGATCATGTCCTGTCTTCTTCACAAATGTGAGAAAGTCTTCAGGGCTCAATCCCATGGTCGCAGCATTAGTCATTGGATGAAAGTACACCTTTTCATGTCCACCATCCAAAAAAGCAGAATCCAAAACAAATTTCACATCTCCATCATCACAGAAGAGTGCCAGCGGTGTGGCACAACCTTGGCCAACTTTTAGTTTTTCTAGCATGGCTGTTTCATCAGCAAACCGCAGATTTCCACTCCCAACACCTAACTGCTTGGCAAGATCATTCAAATTAATTTGTCTATCATGAAGAACTGTCACCAGCCAatagccttttttctttttgtctttaagaAATAAGTTCTTACTGTGTGCTCCTTTCAAATGTTGGATATGAGGCATCATTTCTTCAACTGTAAACACCtgtaaaatatgagaaaatttgaaataatacacacacacacacacacacacattttgcttGCTGTGTGAAAACAGCATGGTAGTACTCAGTGCCCCGAATTTTAGTGGGAGAGACCATTCCCAACCCACTGCTAAAACCCTATCTCATCTCAGGACCTCAAGTAGTTTCTCTTAGGCCAGTTCTCTATTCCAATGTGCTGGCCAAGCCCTCACATTCCTAAAatgctctttttcctttaaactttttGTAAGGTTTATAGCAGCCCAGACTCCTTTTCCTTGGCATTACACATTACATCCAGACCATGTGACAACCTCCACTCTACAGATAACCAGTAGGATGAGAGGGCAGGGGATGAGACCGTGGACTACTGTATAAAAAACACCAGAAAAGGTGCCAATATGCACAGTAAAAAAGGAGTGTGGACTGGGGGTGAGTGGGGGAGACACAAAATGATAGTTTTTATGTATTTCTCTACCCTCTTAAGGTCACCTCTATATTTAGCTAATTATCATTAGCTAATACCCAAGCCTTGGGCAAAAAATTCTGTCCCTGAACCACTCAGGTTACAACATATTGGCCACATGAGACATTGCAGAAAATCTTCCCGTCAATGCACCaaaccaagttaaaaaaataccaaacttTCTAATCTTGCTGTCCCGTATGCACGACGCCTGATAACATCGTAGCCACTGCAAACACGGCTTACTGCTTGGCAACTTTACAAATAAAGTGGATACACTGACCGACATCCCACACCAGCTTAAGATGCACAAGTTCTCGATATGTTGCACCAGGTCTTAACATAAAATATCAAGTCACTCCAAAAGTAAAAACGAGTTTTTTTCACTATTACATCAGAGTCCCAAGTGGAGAGGCCTTTCGTGCTGCGTTCAGGGCCCTTTCGTACTCTGGATCCCGGGAAATGCCTTAGAACAACGTTTCTGCGGTACATTACCCCTGGGACATCTGTCTTGGCGGCTTCGCCCGACAGACTCTGCAGCAGAGCCCAACCCTTCCCGGGGCTGTCCCAGGGGCAGCGCCTCACCTCCGGGTGCTCCACGACCTCCGTGCGGATGGCCAGGGCGCTGAGCCGCTGCTCCAGCGCCGCCCGCAACTCGACGCCCGCCATGCTGCCGTCGTGGCGGTGCCGAGAGACCTGGCGGAGCAACTGGGCGTGGCCTCCCGCCGCCCGGGCGTCGGCCGGCCGAGACGGAAGTGCCTGGAGGAACTAGGGGCGGCGCCGGAAGCCCCCGACTGGAGACTTCCGGGGACGGGGCCGCGCCGTCTTTGCTAACCTCGGTGGATCGTTCTTGGAAGTCGCCTGTGTCCGCAGGAACGGCCTTGTCAGACCTGCAGGGTTCCTTCCCCGGCGGCCCATAAGAGGGAGGTGCCTGCAATCTCACAGTCCTTTCTAGCCCAGCTTCAGGTTTCCTAGATACAGCAAATCTTCCAGGTAAATAGAATCAGAGCCACCTGACAACTCAGCTTAAGGAGTATTGGGGGAGTAATCGATTGTATGTCATCATGGGTTGCCCCGGGAGGTGGACCAAGGCAGTCAGAGGCTCCTCACTCCTTCCTCTGTCCTTAGAATGTACTTTCCGCCTGCTATTCCTGTGCTGGGAGCTACTTGAAGGATGCAGCCTAGAGAGAGTAATGTGTTATTGAAACCATGTGGACTTTTAGGTGACTGAAACCAGTCCACCCCCTCCGCaccaccctccacccccgcccAGATAGACTCTTAAGATTCTGACAGGTGAACACCCTAGACAAAACCACGTgtgtaagttcccttgcttattgaacctgccacctaccaatctggaaTGGTTTGCCTCTTCCGTCTTACCATGCCCTCCGTGTGtgggtgtgttgggggtggggaaggggggttCACCTGGGGAACTCCCTGAGGTTGTGAACCAACGGGGAGAGTGGAGGGGATCCAAATCCCTATCCTTTTAAATAGCTGTGGCACCCACAACTCACCTTTTTGAGAGGCACTTTGCCTACCCCTTGGTGGGatgttttcctcatttcctaCAAAACCCTCCCACCCTTGAATGAGGCCTGAAATTCCACATTAGAGTTTCACTTATGAATTTAGCAACTTGCTCAGGTCACATCTTTAGCGGTTGGTGAGATGGTCCCTTAAAATGATAGCAATTGAAATGCTTCAGTAGTTTTCAAGTTTGTGTGTTAGACTCATTAAAAAGATTTCCAGGACAGAGGTTTCCTTTCAGTCATTCAGCAACACTGATTACACGTTTGTGGTAGGCCCTGGGGAGACAAACAAAAAAGGGAAGAGGGCATGAGTCAGGAGGCCAGACTATGGGAGGGAGATAACTGGACCTAAATTCAAGTCTGTTTGATTCCAAGGCCATTTCTTAACTGCCGCCATAATTGAAGAAGTTGAATTAAAGATCATTAGGGTCCCAACCAGCTTTgagattttgtcttttttaacataatgaatataagtatttttaacttaaatttggTATTAATCTATACTACATGATATATGGTAAATATCTGTGTTTCTATTAGTATTGCAGCTGCTACCAAAACAATTCTCCATGTGGGAAACCGTAAGAGTaataatcttttatatttctAGTGGGAAACATAGCATTAATCTCCAGTAACCTCTATACCAATGAAGAAATTTGCATTGAATTTTCATCAGCAatgataaaactgtttctgtctATGTAGGTATGGCACTTTTAGACAAGAGAAactttcaaagtcattaaaaagaataagggggtggggtgggtatagctcagtggaaaagCGTATGTGCAAGGTCCTAgtttcagttcccagtacctccaccaaaacaagaaaaaaaagaatgatatggATCTGTGTTCATCAGCATGGAAGATGTCCATTATGTATTGTAGCAATAACAAGCAGCTTTTATAGCAttgatctcatttatataaaattatacgtATTTATACAGAgataaatgaaatgatgttcaccaaaaaaattaaaggtgTTTACCTTCAGAGAGGTGGGATCTAGGATTTgagtcactttattttttttaataaagttttaattttgaaatacatttagATTACAGAAATGTTGCAAAGATAGTGGAGAATTCCCAAATGTCCTTCACTTAGTCTCCTCTGATGTTAACATGTTAGATTCTTATGTTTGTGAAAATTAAGAAACTAACACTGGGGTATTACGGTTAACTGAACTAcaaattttattcagatttcaccagtttttcgaCTAATgtgcttttctgttccaggattctATACAGGATCCTACGTTGCATTCAATCATCACATTTCCTTCTATCTTCTGATCTGTGAtagtttctctgtcttttctttttttttttttatgtccttgacacttttgaagagttctttttttttcacttttttttattgaattacagtcattttacaatgttgtgtcaaattccagtgtagagcacaatttttcacttatacatgaacatacatatatttattgtcacatttttttttcgctgtgagctaccacaagagtTTTGAAGAGTTCTGCTCAGATATTTTGAATAATGTTCTTTAACTTGGGTTTGTCTTATGTTTTCGCCATGATTAGAGTAGGGTTTTGGGTTTGGGGGATGAATATTATAGGGATGAAATGCCCTCATCACATCATTTCAGGGGATACATGATATCAACGTGACATTGCTGGTGACGTTCAGCTTGATCAGTTGGTTAAGGTGGtatctgccaggtttctccactgtgaagttactatttttccctttccatattctgttctttggaagcaagtcactaagttccagcccacactcaagggaagGGAAATTAAGCTTTACCCCCTACTAGAGATTATATACATGTATCTatggaattcttctgtaaggagAATTTGTTCCTTCTCGCTGTTTAAGTACAGACACATGTACACTTATTTGGTATTTTGGGTTATAACTAATACTATGTTGTTTTGTTGCTCTACTGTTTCCAGCTTTGGCTTTTCCTGGTGGGTGCCTGTTCCTTTAACTgcccttagctttttttttttttaagctactttatatattttggggtaTTGCTTAAATTTTCTACATTAGCATCTGTTATCTTCATCAATAGAAAAGCATTGGTTATTTTCACTTTAATATTCAGGGGGAGAGATATGCCCACTTCTTTTATG
The genomic region above belongs to Vicugna pacos chromosome 15, VicPac4, whole genome shotgun sequence and contains:
- the LOC102528338 gene encoding prolyl-tRNA synthetase associated domain-containing protein 1 gives rise to the protein MAGVELRAALEQRLSALAIRTEVVEHPEVFTVEEMMPHIQHLKGAHSKNLFLKDKKKKGYWLVTVLHDRQINLNDLAKQLGVGSGNLRFADETAMLEKLKVGQGCATPLALFCDDGDVKFVLDSAFLDGGHEKVYFHPMTNAATMGLSPEDFLTFVKKTGHDPIILNFD